In Aspergillus luchuensis IFO 4308 DNA, chromosome 1, nearly complete sequence, the following are encoded in one genomic region:
- the utr2 gene encoding putative cell wall glucanase (Utr2) (CAZy:GH16;~COG:G;~EggNog:ENOG410PH2Y;~InterPro:IPR000757,IPR013320,IPR017168;~PFAM:PF00722;~SECRETED:SignalP(1-20);~TransMembrane:1 (n5-15c20/21o410-427i);~go_component: GO:0005618 - cell wall [Evidence IEA];~go_function: GO:0004553 - hydrolase activity, hydrolyzing O-glycosyl compounds [Evidence IEA];~go_function: GO:0016798 - hydrolase activity, acting on glycosyl bonds [Evidence IEA];~go_process: GO:0005975 - carbohydrate metabolic process [Evidence IEA];~go_process: GO:0071555 - cell wall organization [Evidence IEA]), with translation MVRYTSSILLASLAATSVWAASSPPSCSTSSQCPEEYPCCSQYGQCGTGAYCLGGCDPISSYSLDSCVGEPVCQSKTYKWDSLDSAALNTKYLGNASEYDWVYSGYPKLDDGNLLLTMPKNTVGTLFANNHYVWYGKISGKVKSSRGAGVVTAFILLSDVKDEIDFEWIGADLANVQTNYYWQGVLNYNNGDKDAVNGSDTFDDWHEYEIDWKEDAITWSVDGQVKRTLTKESTWNETAKRYQYPQSPSRMQLSLWPAGQASNAPGTIEWAGGEIDWDSQDIKDKGYYYATFSDITVECYDAPNGTVSNGNKSYMFTNKDGLQQSVQITNNDTVLASFGATGLDMDLGASDSSSSGTNGTVPENQGGSGNVPGSSSSSSSTTSGSSSTSSGFSQGSSTDTSGAPSQNERVMRGSFFAALVAVVVLVAL, from the exons ATGGTGCGGTACacttcttccattcttttGGCCTCGTTGGCCGCCACTTCCGTCTGGGCTGCCTCGTCCCCTCCTTCATGCAGTACCAGCTCTCAGTGCCCCGAAGAGTATCCTTGCTGCTCTC AATATGGACAGTGCGGTACTGGTGCTTACTGCTTGGGTGGTTGCGACCCCATTTCGTCATACTCTCTAGACTCTTGCGTTGGTGAGCCCGTGTGTCAGAGCAAGACCTACAAGTGGGACTCTCTCGATAGTGCCGCGCTGAACACCAAATACCTCGGAAATGCGTCCGAATACGACTGGGTCTACAGCGGCTACCCCAAGTTGGACGATGGAAATCTTCTCCTCACTATGCCCAAGAACACCGTTGGTACCCTCTTTGCGAACAACCACTACGTCTGGTATGGCAAGATTTCCGGCAAAGTCAAGAGCAGCCGTGGTGCCGGTGTCGTCACGGCTTTCATCCTGCTTTCGGACGTCAAGGACGAGATCGACTTTGAGTGGATTGGTGCGGATCTGGCGAATGTCCAGACCAACTATTACTGGCAGGGTGTTCTGAACT ACAACAACGGCGATAAGGATGCCGTCAACGGAAGTGATACCTTCGATGATTGGCATGAGTATGAGATCGACTGGAAGGAAGATGCGATTACCTGGTCTGTGGATGGTCAGGTTAAGCGGACTCTCACCAAGGAATCGACCTGGAACGAAACTGCCAAGCGCTACCAATACCCCCAGTCCCCATCCAGAATGCAGCTTTCCCTGTGGCCCGCCGGCCAAGCCAGCAATGCACCCGGAACCATTGAGTGGGCTGGTGGCGAAATCGATTGGGACAGCCAGGACATCAAAGACAAGGGTTACTACTATGCCACGTTCAGCGACATCACCGTTGAGTGCTACGATGCCCCGAATGGCACTGTTTCGAACGGAAACAAGTCGTACATGTTCACCAACAAGGACGGGCTACAGCAATCGGTTCAGATCACCAACAATGACACCGTGCTTGCCTCTTTTGGCGCCACTGGTCTCGACATGGATCTCGGTGCCAGCGACTCCAGCAGTTCTGGAACTAACGGCACGGTTCCCGAGAACCAGGGAGGTTCAGGAAACGTcccaggcagcagcagcagcagcagcagcaccactaGTGGCAGCTCAAGTACCTCTTCTGGATTCAGCCAGGGCAGTAGCACCGACACGAGCGGTGCCCCCTCCCAGAATGAGCGAGTCATGAGAGGCTCATTCTTTGCTGCCTTGGTCGCAGTTGTCGTTCTGGTCGCTCTCTAA
- a CDS encoding uncharacterized protein (COG:S;~EggNog:ENOG410PXXZ), with protein MRPYSIDGAMAEALNHLNLISCHFRVHGQHHVANEIGKLSIMIVNKFSEGVEHLTPEEYVLAPEQDSVTQESASTQLSSHIDNQKPNGSAYLCDTEKENNGYVDGTRKMPEGRHLHTGSWAQVVGSISNGHSHEVQCMSPMSLALGSVSKPSQSSDDGTEGRESGNAGVTLPASVSPDIPDAKAGVIRVYGKITRDFIQYITTRIHEGPLQDIRVETNGRTKVTFQHAAQALAFLNSNQDMERMLGYGRLGEGYRVELAEIIDWNEDHRRMNQPIRERRRLSFARKRLFAEGMSPDKWKQDIRALAGPGNIDFLWVFNSGNATAVFTSTVVARRVLEVFEDWKNGRNVYSGVSVTYSSDPCEKELVLVRETNRPGMARNFIKRTLR; from the exons ATGAGGCCCTATTCAATTGACGGTGCCATGGCTGAGGCCCTTAATCACCTCAACCTTATCTCTTGCCAT TTCCGTGTGCATGGACAACACCACGTCGCCAACGAGATCGGAAAGCTTAGCATTATGATTGTTAACAAGTTCTCTGAGGGAGTTGAGCATCTTACTCCCGAGGAATATGTCCTGGCCCCCGAG CAGGATAGTGTCACTCAGGAATCTGCAAGCACCCAGCTCTCCTCTCACATCGATAACCAGAAGCCAAATGGCTCAGCTTACTTGTGCGACactgagaaggagaataaTGGCTATGTGGATGGGACCAGAAAGATGCCCGAAGGACGTCATCTACATACTGGAAGCTGGGCCCAGGTCGTCGGCTCGATCTCTAATGGTCATAGCCATGAGGTGCAGTGTATGTCACCTATGTCTCTGGCGTTGGGCTCCGTGTCCAAGCCAAGCCAGAGCAGTGACGATGGTACTGAAGGGCGTGAGTCAGGAAATGCCGGAGTCACGCTCCCTGCATCTGTCTCTCCCGACATCCCCGACGCTAAAGCCGGAGTCATTCGTGTCTATGGGAAGATTACTCGGGACTTCATCCAGTATATCACTACTCGCATCCACGAAGGGCCCTTGCAGGACATCCGCGTGGAGACTAATGGAAGGACCAAGGTGACCTTCCAGCATGCAGCCCAGGCGCTTGCCTTCTTGAACTCTAATCAGGACATGGAGCGCATGCTGGGCTATGGGCGTCTTGGGGAAGGCTACCGCGTTGAGCTGGCCGAAATTATCGACTGGAATGAAGACCATCGTCGGATGAACCAACCTATCCGGGAGCGTCGCCGCCTCTCTTTTGCGAGGAAGAGACTCTTTGCCGAGGGCATGTCTCCCGATAAATGGAAGCAGGACATTCGTGCTCTGGCTGGACCGGGAAACATTGATTTCCTCTGGGTGTTCAATTCTGGTAACG CGACTGCCGTGTTCACGAGCACCGTCGTTGCTCGCCGTGTGCTCGAGGTCTTTGAGGATTGGAAGAATGGCCGAAACGTCTACAGCGGCGTTTCGGTGACTTACTCCTCGGACCCTTGCGAGAAAGAATTGGTGCTGGTTCGCGAGACCAACCGCCCTGGCATGGCCAGGAACTTTATCAAACGGACCCTGCGTTGA
- the MXR1 gene encoding peptide-methionine-S-sulfoxide reductase (COG:O;~EggNog:ENOG410PI59;~InterPro:IPR036509,IPR002569;~PFAM:PF01625;~go_function: GO:0008113 - peptide-methionine (S)-S-oxide reductase activity [Evidence IEA];~go_process: GO:0055114 - oxidation-reduction process [Evidence IEA]), translating to MAFATSTTFTRTLLRPFISTNFASLSLSLTPTTSAATIARTMSSTTTSTPQTATVAAGCFWGVEHLFRKHFGNGKGLLSAKVGYCGGHSASPSYRAVCTGDTGHAEALQMTYDPSIVSYRSLLEFFYRMHDATTLNRQGPDVGTQYRSVIFTHNDEQEKIANEVTEKVGKEWFKQPVSTVVVPAGQWWDAEEYHQLYLNKNPEGYECPAHFVRSFPPLSE from the exons ATGGCCTTCGCGACATCCACAACTTTCACACGCACATTACTCCGCCCATTCATCTCAACCAACTTCGCATCCCTATCCCTATCCCTAACTCCCACcacatcagcagcaacaatcGCACGCACCAtgtcctccaccaccacatcaacCCCCCAAACCGCCACCGTCGCCGCCGGCTGCTTCTGGGGCGTCGAACACCTCTTCCGCAAACACTTCGGCAACGGCAAGGGCCTCCTCTCAGCCAAAGTAGGATATTGCGGTGGTCACAGTGCCTCGCCTTCCTACCGGGCTGTTTGTACGGGTGATACTGGAC ACGCCGAAGCCCTCCAAATGACCTACGACCCAAGCATCGTGAGCTACCGCTCCCTGCTCGAGTTCTTCTATAGAATGCACGACGCCACGACGCTGAACCGCCAGGGCCCGGACGTGGGCACACAATACCGCAGTGTGATCTTCACGCATAACgatgagcaggagaagatcgcCAATGAGGTGACGGAGAAGGTCGGCAAGGAGTGGTTCAAGCAGCCGGTTTCGACGGTCGTGGTGCCTGCGGGCCAGTGGTGGGATGCCGAGGAGTATCATCAGTTGTATTTGAATAAGAATCCGGAGGGGTATGAGTGTCCGGCTCA TTTTGTGAGGTCGTTTCCTCCGCTTTCTGAGtag